One candidate division KSB1 bacterium DNA window includes the following coding sequences:
- a CDS encoding S8 family serine peptidase: protein MKFSHREFLWVWLGLGVLYTVGLAAEFSPTLDKELKTAGKNDWVSAVVILESPIDIRTLDSRLHDQRAPLAQRNREVLAALKYNAELTQPPFQAELDEAKGNGLVVGYTSYWIENLLVIEGTAAYIESLRSRGDIRYVCENFRPELIEPIRTPLKPGESVRPPRNPLDTMTLPPGIIAVGAYRVNTELGITGNGVLVANLDTGVDGNHAALASRWRGLFAPAAECWRDALGGGTSFPSDGYGHGTHVMGTMAGRAIVGSDTQWVGCAPAARWIADNAINQGVGGGFDNDIIDAFQWFANPDGNINTVDDVPDVIQNSWGVNTGLGYVQCFDYWNTVILNCEAAGPVVTWSAGNESTSGLRSPAIYSINDYQIFSVAAVDAGDATPPYPLASFSSQGPTPCTPAVPDNIKPEIAAPGVNVYSSVPGGGYDGTYSGTSMAGPHVAGVVALMREACPDCDHQTIKQAIMSTALDQGAVGQDNQYGYGFIDGYLAVLSVSNLGRIAGVVVDGSSAPLSGVKVKNAAGTQEATTDASGQYYLPLQAGTYAIEYSKFGYLAQTIPGLTVVTGDTTIQNITLLTAPSGNVSGTVTSCFGGPAIGATVEVLGTPVTPATTNGSGFYSITLPQGTYDMRASGGGCGQVTVTGVVVGASANQDFTLPTDPRYSCSELDADQYSACEVGDGGGPVYTWYEIAPLAGGPGTASSLTTDDQSANFALPITFRFHGTNYSSVNICTNGFASFTSTATAYINEGLPSASIGAALCPLWDDLLPSGSTQIATYYHAGESAFIIEWYNIGHYSGGGVETFQIWLFDVGLGGGPGGNSRVLMQYSAVGNSASATVGQAGLSVGTQYQFDATLDASSQGLANNWSIAYGQSCAGAAEIDGLPLSVSALAPLGGGDTVTVQVCNLGTCPLSYSLSFTQTTPLSIPGYGYLPTLSAPAPAELEPLSKTDPEPRGRDQLDNTGSDAFGYVWLDTAEPGGPAFNWFNISGVGTNANMAYDDRCVRFALPFNFLFYGASYDSVYICSNGNLQFTGPDTAYGNRTIPTAATPNSFIAPFWDDMDLETRGAIYYYDDAANGRFIVQWDSVYKWSGTGPFWFQVIVEPCGDITIMHERMNGLLNSATVGIENQTGTVGSLVVYNGTYITNNNAIKFTYPDTPWLASISPASGTVSPSACQTVELHFSAICLPTGVYQGTLTVGNNDADENPTVIPVQFTVGQLDPPQQLTLFYLPGANQLRFNWVGSGAPQYKVLSSTSPDGPFDTVIGTTTGTQLDVPFAGTQRLFYVVVATDGAGASSRPSLPAGGTIR, encoded by the coding sequence ATGAAGTTTTCGCATCGGGAGTTTTTGTGGGTTTGGTTGGGCCTCGGAGTGCTCTACACGGTGGGATTGGCCGCCGAGTTCTCGCCGACGCTTGACAAAGAACTCAAGACCGCGGGTAAGAATGACTGGGTGAGCGCAGTGGTCATTCTGGAAAGCCCGATCGACATTCGGACGCTCGACAGCCGGCTGCATGATCAGCGCGCCCCACTGGCGCAACGTAACCGGGAGGTCCTCGCCGCGCTGAAGTATAACGCGGAATTGACTCAGCCGCCGTTCCAAGCCGAACTTGACGAGGCGAAGGGCAACGGCTTGGTGGTCGGGTACACGTCGTACTGGATTGAGAACTTGCTGGTCATCGAGGGCACGGCCGCTTACATCGAGTCTCTGCGGTCGCGCGGTGATATTCGTTACGTTTGTGAGAATTTCCGGCCCGAATTGATCGAGCCGATTCGGACACCGCTGAAGCCCGGCGAGTCGGTCCGGCCGCCGCGCAACCCGCTTGACACCATGACGCTGCCTCCGGGCATTATCGCCGTCGGCGCCTACCGCGTGAATACGGAACTGGGCATCACGGGCAACGGCGTGCTGGTCGCCAATCTCGATACGGGAGTGGATGGCAACCACGCGGCATTGGCCTCGCGCTGGCGTGGCTTATTCGCTCCGGCGGCGGAATGTTGGCGCGATGCGCTGGGCGGCGGCACGAGTTTTCCATCGGATGGCTACGGCCACGGCACGCACGTGATGGGCACCATGGCGGGGCGGGCAATTGTCGGCAGCGACACGCAATGGGTCGGTTGTGCTCCGGCGGCGCGCTGGATCGCGGACAACGCGATCAATCAAGGCGTGGGCGGCGGTTTTGACAACGACATCATCGATGCGTTTCAGTGGTTCGCGAATCCGGACGGCAATATCAACACCGTTGACGACGTGCCGGATGTGATTCAGAATTCCTGGGGTGTGAACACCGGTCTCGGATATGTGCAGTGCTTTGATTACTGGAATACCGTGATCTTGAACTGCGAGGCGGCGGGTCCGGTGGTGACGTGGAGCGCGGGTAACGAGAGCACGAGCGGCCTGCGCAGCCCGGCGATCTATTCCATCAATGACTATCAGATATTCTCGGTGGCCGCGGTGGATGCGGGAGATGCGACTCCGCCGTATCCGCTCGCGAGCTTTTCCAGCCAGGGTCCGACGCCGTGCACACCCGCGGTGCCAGATAATATCAAGCCGGAAATTGCGGCTCCGGGCGTTAACGTCTATTCGTCGGTGCCGGGCGGCGGTTATGACGGCACGTACAGCGGCACGTCGATGGCCGGTCCGCATGTTGCGGGCGTCGTTGCGCTGATGCGCGAGGCCTGTCCGGATTGCGATCACCAGACGATCAAGCAGGCCATCATGAGCACCGCGCTCGATCAGGGCGCGGTGGGCCAGGACAATCAGTACGGCTACGGTTTCATCGACGGCTATTTGGCCGTGCTGTCGGTCTCCAATCTTGGCCGCATCGCCGGAGTCGTCGTGGACGGTTCGAGTGCTCCGCTTTCGGGCGTGAAGGTCAAGAATGCGGCGGGCACGCAGGAGGCCACGACGGATGCGAGCGGGCAATATTATCTGCCGCTTCAGGCCGGAACCTATGCGATCGAATACTCGAAGTTCGGCTACCTCGCGCAGACGATTCCGGGTCTCACGGTGGTCACGGGTGACACGACGATCCAGAATATCACTTTGTTGACCGCACCTTCCGGGAACGTGTCGGGCACGGTAACGTCGTGTTTCGGCGGACCGGCGATCGGCGCAACGGTCGAAGTGCTGGGCACGCCGGTCACGCCCGCGACAACTAACGGTTCCGGCTTCTACTCGATCACGCTGCCGCAGGGCACGTACGATATGCGCGCTTCCGGTGGCGGCTGCGGGCAGGTCACGGTGACCGGAGTGGTCGTAGGAGCGAGCGCGAATCAGGACTTCACGTTGCCGACCGATCCCCGCTACAGTTGCAGTGAGCTCGATGCCGACCAATATTCGGCCTGCGAGGTTGGCGATGGCGGCGGTCCGGTTTACACGTGGTATGAGATCGCGCCGCTGGCAGGCGGGCCGGGCACGGCCTCCAGTCTGACGACGGACGATCAGTCGGCGAATTTCGCGTTGCCGATCACGTTCCGTTTTCACGGGACGAACTACTCGAGTGTGAACATCTGCACGAACGGGTTCGCGTCCTTCACTTCGACGGCGACGGCGTACATCAACGAGGGTCTCCCGTCGGCGAGTATCGGCGCGGCCCTCTGCCCGCTCTGGGATGATCTACTCCCCAGCGGCAGCACGCAGATCGCGACCTACTATCATGCCGGGGAGAGTGCGTTCATTATTGAGTGGTACAACATCGGCCATTACAGCGGCGGCGGAGTCGAGACTTTCCAAATCTGGCTCTTTGACGTTGGGCTGGGCGGCGGACCCGGCGGCAACAGCCGGGTCCTGATGCAGTACAGTGCCGTGGGCAATAGTGCGAGTGCCACAGTCGGTCAGGCCGGACTCTCAGTCGGAACGCAGTATCAGTTTGATGCGACACTCGACGCGAGTTCACAGGGCCTGGCGAACAACTGGTCGATTGCGTACGGGCAGTCGTGCGCCGGAGCGGCGGAGATCGACGGCTTGCCGCTGAGTGTGAGTGCGCTGGCGCCGCTGGGCGGCGGAGACACGGTGACCGTACAGGTCTGCAATCTGGGCACGTGTCCCCTCAGCTACTCGCTATCGTTTACGCAGACAACTCCGCTTTCGATTCCGGGATATGGTTACCTTCCGACGCTGAGTGCTCCGGCACCGGCAGAGCTGGAACCGCTCAGTAAGACCGATCCGGAACCGCGCGGTCGCGATCAGTTGGACAACACGGGCAGCGACGCGTTCGGCTACGTTTGGCTGGACACGGCGGAACCGGGTGGTCCGGCGTTCAATTGGTTCAACATTTCCGGCGTCGGCACGAACGCGAACATGGCCTACGACGACCGCTGTGTCCGGTTTGCCCTGCCCTTCAACTTCCTGTTCTACGGTGCGAGTTACGATTCGGTGTACATCTGCTCGAACGGCAACCTGCAGTTCACCGGACCGGATACGGCTTACGGCAATCGGACGATTCCGACGGCGGCGACTCCGAATTCCTTCATTGCGCCGTTCTGGGATGACATGGACCTCGAAACGCGCGGCGCCATCTACTACTATGATGATGCGGCGAACGGCCGGTTCATCGTGCAGTGGGACTCGGTGTATAAGTGGAGCGGGACCGGCCCGTTCTGGTTCCAGGTGATTGTCGAGCCGTGCGGGGATATCACGATCATGCACGAGCGCATGAACGGACTGCTCAACTCGGCCACGGTCGGCATCGAGAATCAGACCGGCACGGTGGGATCGCTCGTCGTGTACAACGGCACGTACATTACGAACAACAACGCGATCAAGTTCACGTATCCGGATACGCCGTGGCTGGCAAGCATCAGTCCGGCCTCCGGAACGGTATCGCCGTCCGCCTGTCAGACCGTGGAGCTGCATTTTTCGGCGATCTGCCTGCCGACCGGAGTGTACCAGGGCACGCTGACCGTTGGCAACAACGACGCTGACGAGAATCCGACGGTGATCCCGGTTCAGTTCACGGTCGGTCAACTTGATCCGCCGCAGCAGCTGACCTTGTTCTATCTGCCCGGAGCGAATCAGCTCCGCTTCAACTGGGTTGGCAGCGGCGCGCCGCAGTACAAGGTGCTGTCATCGACTTCGCCGGACGGGCCCTTTGACACCGTCATCGGAACGACGACCGGAACTCAGTTGGACGTTCCCTTTGCGGGAACTCAGCGATTGTTCTACGTGGTGGTGGCGACCGATGGTGCGGGCGCTTCTTCCCGTCCGAGTCTTCCGGCGGGCGGAACCATCCGGTAG
- a CDS encoding DUF393 domain-containing protein, producing the protein MNRAIFVYDGACAFCIRWAIRWQRWTRGRVDFVPYQTADVLALGVEAAECAREAKLRLPTGELLGGAEAVLGMVACRGGVHVHWIRVYRRYRIAARIADRVYRFVAAQRRLLYRWTP; encoded by the coding sequence ATGAACCGAGCGATATTCGTTTATGACGGGGCGTGCGCCTTCTGCATTCGCTGGGCGATACGTTGGCAGCGCTGGACGCGAGGCCGAGTGGACTTCGTGCCTTACCAGACCGCCGATGTCCTTGCGCTTGGGGTCGAAGCGGCAGAGTGCGCGCGCGAAGCGAAGCTCCGGTTGCCGACCGGTGAGCTATTGGGCGGCGCTGAAGCGGTGCTCGGCATGGTCGCCTGTCGCGGGGGGGTTCACGTTCATTGGATTCGGGTGTATCGCCGCTACCGGATTGCCGCGAGAATTGCAGATCGCGTCTATCGTTTCGTTGCCGCACAACGTAGGCTACTGTATCGCTGGACGCCGTAG
- a CDS encoding tail fiber domain-containing protein: MSRIQHSVLLLLAIASLSAYGAVPALLNYQGSVTDTAGSVLDTTVSMTFALYDSAVGGAALWSETQPAVAVTSGLFHTLLGSGNPLPDSAFASPDLYLGVQLGANLEATPRQRIVSNGYAFRVNSVNGALGGAITGNLVINGSTTANDRLTVSPGDNDTTFIYSNAALTEGVFLPAGQSCWQSVDVAENCGGGAPITSVDGLTGGTITSDLSVSGRFNSGAASNLNPGTLAMVMGANNRARGLYSTVGGGGGASAADSNAANGNYSVVNGGIRNSATGIESIVGGGRGNSARGTNSTIAGGFYNQASGVSATVGGGGGAAAVDSNHASGGYSVVSGGRRNGASSLYTGVHGGYTNLAQDTLATICGGSDNSATGDTSFVGGGYSNLNAGDCGVITGGYDNGISSAGEFATVGGGISNNANGLSSAVGGGSGNSASGRGATISGGYSNVANDNYATVPGGFGNTASGRYSLAAGKLAIADDDGAFVWCDTTETLNSNGANTFTVRATSGFRFHTGPGTTNGLQVAAGGSTWSSLSDSTKKRNIRLVDSRDMLERVKELPIKRWSYKTQDPSIEHIGPMAQDFWRLFQVGDDSLGISTHDPAGIALAAIQELIKQNEELRTQVKLLADDVRELKAARDREQTMKLSSNVR; encoded by the coding sequence ATGAGCCGAATCCAGCATTCTGTCCTGCTCTTGCTCGCGATCGCGTCGCTGTCGGCGTACGGTGCTGTGCCCGCCCTGCTGAACTACCAAGGGTCCGTCACAGACACTGCGGGTTCCGTACTGGACACCACCGTGTCCATGACCTTTGCGCTATACGACAGTGCGGTCGGTGGCGCCGCGCTTTGGAGTGAGACCCAGCCGGCGGTAGCAGTGACCTCCGGACTGTTTCACACGCTGTTGGGATCCGGCAATCCGCTGCCGGACTCGGCATTCGCTTCACCGGACCTGTATCTCGGCGTCCAACTCGGCGCGAATCTCGAAGCGACTCCCCGCCAACGAATCGTCAGCAATGGGTATGCGTTTCGCGTGAATAGCGTGAACGGCGCGCTGGGCGGAGCCATTACGGGCAATCTCGTGATCAACGGCTCGACCACGGCCAATGATCGACTGACCGTGTCGCCCGGCGATAACGACACGACTTTCATCTACTCCAATGCCGCGCTTACCGAAGGAGTCTTCCTCCCGGCAGGACAGAGCTGCTGGCAGTCCGTTGACGTCGCTGAAAACTGTGGCGGCGGTGCGCCGATCACGTCGGTTGACGGCCTAACCGGGGGCACCATCACCAGTGATCTCTCCGTATCCGGCCGCTTCAACTCCGGCGCCGCGAGCAATTTGAATCCGGGCACGCTTGCCATGGTCATGGGGGCCAACAATCGAGCGCGCGGACTGTATTCCACGGTCGGCGGCGGCGGCGGCGCATCCGCGGCGGACTCGAATGCCGCCAACGGCAACTACTCCGTTGTCAACGGTGGGATCAGAAATTCCGCGACCGGAATTGAATCCATCGTCGGCGGAGGACGCGGAAACAGCGCGCGCGGAACAAACTCCACGATTGCCGGCGGATTCTACAATCAGGCCAGCGGAGTGAGCGCCACCGTCGGTGGTGGCGGCGGCGCCGCCGCGGTGGATTCCAATCATGCGTCCGGCGGCTATAGCGTAGTCAGCGGTGGTCGCCGCAATGGCGCCTCGTCGCTCTATACCGGCGTACACGGCGGTTACACCAATCTGGCCCAGGACACCCTGGCAACCATCTGCGGGGGGTCCGACAACTCGGCCACGGGAGATACGTCGTTTGTCGGCGGTGGATATTCCAATCTGAATGCGGGTGACTGCGGCGTGATTACGGGCGGATATGACAACGGCATCAGCTCCGCGGGCGAATTCGCCACGGTCGGCGGCGGCATTTCGAACAACGCAAACGGGCTGTCTTCCGCCGTGGGCGGCGGCAGCGGAAACTCCGCGTCAGGTCGGGGCGCGACTATCAGCGGCGGATACTCGAATGTCGCCAACGACAACTACGCGACGGTGCCCGGCGGATTCGGCAACACGGCGAGCGGCAGATACTCGCTGGCGGCGGGGAAGCTCGCGATTGCCGACGATGACGGGGCCTTCGTCTGGTGCGATACCACCGAGACGCTGAACTCCAACGGCGCAAATACATTCACCGTCCGTGCCACCAGCGGCTTTCGCTTTCATACCGGTCCCGGCACGACCAACGGACTGCAGGTGGCCGCCGGCGGAAGTACCTGGAGTTCGCTTTCCGATTCGACCAAGAAGCGGAACATCCGGCTGGTGGACTCGCGTGACATGTTGGAGCGCGTGAAAGAGCTGCCCATCAAACGCTGGAGCTACAAGACACAAGATCCGTCCATCGAGCACATCGGACCGATGGCGCAGGATTTCTGGCGGCTCTTCCAGGTCGGTGATGATTCGCTGGGAATCTCCACGCATGATCCCGCCGGCATCGCGTTGGCCGCGATTCAAGAACTGATCAAACAAAACGAAGAGCTGCGAACGCAAGTCAAATTACTTGCGGATGACGTCCGCGAG